The proteins below are encoded in one region of Salmo salar chromosome ssa02, Ssal_v3.1, whole genome shotgun sequence:
- the LOC106575761 gene encoding CCR4-NOT transcription complex subunit 10 isoform X6 translates to MADNNTDQEKAIAANALEAFTAGNYEESLKHLGKLQELNKEDYKIALNKAIAEFYKSGQTTTCTLKQTLIAMKNQVHTSMEDIDGLDDVENSLLYYNQAIIHYHMRQYSEAIAIGERLYQFLEPFEKFALAVCFLLVDLYLLTYQPEKALHLLAVLEKLSVQGNNKNGKGESVNSANKDGRNQKAEFIGMIEAAKSKMHQYKVRAYIQMKSSKACKREIKSVMNTAGNSASSLFLKSNFEYLRGNYRKAVKLLNSSNIAEHPGAIKTGECVRCMFWNNLGCIHFAMGKHNLGIFYFKKALQENDHTCAQLGDGGATGNGQSKQFSGIPMCALLANKRYELLYNCGIQLLHIGRPLAAFDCLMDAVQVYHSNPGLWLRLAECCIAANKGSLEQDNKGLPSKKGIVQAIVGQGYHRKIILASQSTQNTIYSDGQSAAIPVASMEFAAICLRNGLVLLPDHQQQENKAENGPKTPSQSGSTESGSENSDACSGKGQEGDKFLSAAPSSPLRKQEVENLRCSLLACSAYVALVLGDNLMALNHAEKLLHQTKLSGSLKFLGHLYAAEALISLDRISEAIGHLNPENVTDVSMGVLSSEQDQGPDKGDLEPVESSGKQTPLCYPSTVSSARAIMLFNLGSAYCLRSEYEKARKCLHQAASMVNTKEIPPEAILLAVYLELQNGNTQLALQIIKRNQLLPSVLQTPSPDTRKKPVPSSFQPVQPPIQMPSPFTTVQRK, encoded by the exons ATGGCAGATAACAACACAG ACCAAGAAAAAGCAATAGCTGCAAATGCTTTGGAGGCGTTTACG GCCGGAAACTATGAGGAATCTTTGAAACACCTTGGGAAGCTGCAAGAGTTGAACAAGGAGGACTACAAGATTGCTTTGAATAAAGCAATAGCTGAATTCTACAAGAGCGGCCAAACCACCACATGCACCCTGAAGCAGACTCTTATTGCAATGAAAAACCAG GTTCACACATCAATGGAGGATATTGATGGTTTGGATGATGTAGAAAACAGTCTGCTCTACTACAATCAAGCTATCATTCACTACCACATGAGACAGTACTCTGAAGCTATTGCTATTGGAGAGAGGCTGTACCAGTTTCTGGAGCCGTTTG AGAAGTTTGCTCTGGCGGTCTGCTTCTTGCTGGTGGATCTGTACCTGCTAACGTACCAGCCAGAGAAGGCCCTCCATCTCCTTGCTGTGCTGGAGAAACTGTCTGTACAGGGAAACAACAAGAACGGCAAAGGGGAG AGTGTCAACAGCGCCAACAAAGATGGTCGGAACCAGAAGGCAGAGTTCATTGGCATGATCGAAGCGGCAAAATCCAAAATGCACCAG TACAAAGTGCGAGCGTACATTCAGATGAAGTCATCAAAGGCATGCAAAAGGGAGATCAAGTCTGTGATGAACACAGCAGGGAAT TCTGCTTCCTCACTCTTCCTCAAGAGTAACTTTGAGTACCTGAGAGGAAACTACCGCAAAGCAGTGAAGCTCTTAAACAGCTCCAACATCGCAGAGCACCCTGGGGCCATCAAAACAG GTGAATGTGTGCGCTGTATGTTCTGGAACAATCTGGGTTGCATACACTTTGCCATGGGGAAACACAACCTAGGCATATTCTACTTCAAAAAGGCCCTGCAGGAGAACGACCACACGTGTGCACAGCTGGGGGACGGCGGGGCGACGGGTAACGGGCAAT CTAAGCAGTTCTCGGGCATCCCCATGTGTGCGCTGCTAGCCAACAAGCGTTATGAGCTGCTGTATAACTGTGGGATCCAGCTGCTGCACATCGGCCGGCCCCTGGCAGCCTTCGACTGTCTGATGGATGCTGTGCAGGTGTACCACTCTAACCCTGGCCTCTGGTTACGGTTGGCTGAGTGCTGCATCGCTGCCAACAAGGGT AGCTTAGAACAAGACAACAAGGGTCTTCCGAGTAAAAAAGGTATCGTTCAGGCCATCGTTGGGCAGGGCTACCATCGCAAGATCATCCTGGCGTCACAGTCCACCCAGAACACAATCTACAG tgatggGCAGTCTGCAGCCATTCCGGTGGCCAGTATGGAGTTTGCAGCGATCTGTCTGAGGAACGGCCTGGTCCTCCTCCCTGATCACCAGCAGCAGGAGAACAAGGCAGAGAACGGCCCCAAGAcacccagccagtcaggcagCACAGAGAGCGGCTCAGAGAACAGCGACGCCTGCAG TGGGAAGGGTCAAGAAGGAGACAAGTTCCTTTCTGCAGCACCGTCTTCACCTCTGAGGAAACAGGAGGTTGAAAACCTCAG GTGTTCCCTCCTGGCCTGCAGTGCCTACGTGGCCCTGGTGTTAGGAGACAACCTGATGGCCCTGAACCATGCAGAGAAGCTCCTTCACCAGACCAAGCTGTCTGGATCACTCAA gtTCCTGGGCCACCTGTATGCTGCAGAGGCCCTCATATCCCTGGACCGGATCTCAGAGGCCATCGGTCACCTCAACCCAGAGAACGTCACTGATGTCTCCATGGGGGTGTTGTCCAGCGAGCAGGACCAAG GGCCAGATAAAGGGGATCTGGAGCCTGTCGAGTCAT CAGGGAAGCAGACTCCTCTGTGTTACCCCAGCACAGTGAGCTCAGCCCGGGCCATAATGCTGTTCAACCTGGGCAGTGCCTACTGTCTGAGGAGTGAGTACGAGAAGGCCCGCAAGTGCCTGCATCAG GCCGCCTCCATGGTGAACACCAAGGAGATTCCTCCTGAAGCCATCTTACTGGCTGTCTACCTGGAGCTGCAGAACG GGAACACGCAGCTCGCCCTGCAGATCATCAAACGTAACCAGCTCCTCCCCTCAGTGCTCCAGACGCCCTCTCCAGACACACGAAAGAAGCCCGTTCCCTCCTCCTTCCAGCCTGTCCAACCACCCATCCAGATGCCCTCACCGTTCACAACAGTCCAGCGCAAATGA
- the LOC106575761 gene encoding CCR4-NOT transcription complex subunit 10 isoform X3, with protein MADNNTDQEKAIAANALEAFTAGNYEESLKHLGKLQELNKEDYKIALNKAIAEFYKSGQTTTCTLKQTLIAMKNQVHTSMEDIDGLDDVENSLLYYNQAIIHYHMRQYSEAIAIGERLYQFLEPFEEKFALAVCFLLVDLYLLTYQPEKALHLLAVLEKLSVQGNNKNGKGEVIFQAQCKFYIHRDPVVEAADLIQDNLRELTGGQSVNSANKDGRNQKAEFIGMIEAAKSKMHQYKVRAYIQMKSSKACKREIKSVMNTAGNSASSLFLKSNFEYLRGNYRKAVKLLNSSNIAEHPGAIKTGECVRCMFWNNLGCIHFAMGKHNLGIFYFKKALQENDHTCAQLGDGGATGNGQSKQFSGIPMCALLANKRYELLYNCGIQLLHIGRPLAAFDCLMDAVQVYHSNPGLWLRLAECCIAANKGSLEQDNKGLPSKKGIVQAIVGQGYHRKIILASQSTQNTIYSDGQSAAIPVASMEFAAICLRNGLVLLPDHQQQENKAENGPKTPSQSGSTESGSENSDACSGKGQEGDKFLSAAPSSPLRKQEVENLRCSLLACSAYVALVLGDNLMALNHAEKLLHQTKLSGSLKFLGHLYAAEALISLDRISEAIGHLNPENVTDVSMGVLSSEQDQGPDKGDLEPVESSGKQTPLCYPSTVSSARAIMLFNLGSAYCLRSEYEKARKCLHQAASMVNTKEIPPEAILLAVYLELQNGNTQLALQIIKRNQLLPSVLQTPSPDTRKKPVPSSFQPVQPPIQMPSPFTTVQRK; from the exons ATGGCAGATAACAACACAG ACCAAGAAAAAGCAATAGCTGCAAATGCTTTGGAGGCGTTTACG GCCGGAAACTATGAGGAATCTTTGAAACACCTTGGGAAGCTGCAAGAGTTGAACAAGGAGGACTACAAGATTGCTTTGAATAAAGCAATAGCTGAATTCTACAAGAGCGGCCAAACCACCACATGCACCCTGAAGCAGACTCTTATTGCAATGAAAAACCAG GTTCACACATCAATGGAGGATATTGATGGTTTGGATGATGTAGAAAACAGTCTGCTCTACTACAATCAAGCTATCATTCACTACCACATGAGACAGTACTCTGAAGCTATTGCTATTGGAGAGAGGCTGTACCAGTTTCTGGAGCCGTTTG AAGAGAAGTTTGCTCTGGCGGTCTGCTTCTTGCTGGTGGATCTGTACCTGCTAACGTACCAGCCAGAGAAGGCCCTCCATCTCCTTGCTGTGCTGGAGAAACTGTCTGTACAGGGAAACAACAAGAACGGCAAAGGGGAG GTAATATTTCAGGCACAGTGCAAGTTCTACATTCACAGGGACCCGGTAGTGGAGGCAGCAGACCTCATTCAGGATAATCTCAGGGAGCTTACTGGAGGACAG AGTGTCAACAGCGCCAACAAAGATGGTCGGAACCAGAAGGCAGAGTTCATTGGCATGATCGAAGCGGCAAAATCCAAAATGCACCAG TACAAAGTGCGAGCGTACATTCAGATGAAGTCATCAAAGGCATGCAAAAGGGAGATCAAGTCTGTGATGAACACAGCAGGGAAT TCTGCTTCCTCACTCTTCCTCAAGAGTAACTTTGAGTACCTGAGAGGAAACTACCGCAAAGCAGTGAAGCTCTTAAACAGCTCCAACATCGCAGAGCACCCTGGGGCCATCAAAACAG GTGAATGTGTGCGCTGTATGTTCTGGAACAATCTGGGTTGCATACACTTTGCCATGGGGAAACACAACCTAGGCATATTCTACTTCAAAAAGGCCCTGCAGGAGAACGACCACACGTGTGCACAGCTGGGGGACGGCGGGGCGACGGGTAACGGGCAAT CTAAGCAGTTCTCGGGCATCCCCATGTGTGCGCTGCTAGCCAACAAGCGTTATGAGCTGCTGTATAACTGTGGGATCCAGCTGCTGCACATCGGCCGGCCCCTGGCAGCCTTCGACTGTCTGATGGATGCTGTGCAGGTGTACCACTCTAACCCTGGCCTCTGGTTACGGTTGGCTGAGTGCTGCATCGCTGCCAACAAGGGT AGCTTAGAACAAGACAACAAGGGTCTTCCGAGTAAAAAAGGTATCGTTCAGGCCATCGTTGGGCAGGGCTACCATCGCAAGATCATCCTGGCGTCACAGTCCACCCAGAACACAATCTACAG tgatggGCAGTCTGCAGCCATTCCGGTGGCCAGTATGGAGTTTGCAGCGATCTGTCTGAGGAACGGCCTGGTCCTCCTCCCTGATCACCAGCAGCAGGAGAACAAGGCAGAGAACGGCCCCAAGAcacccagccagtcaggcagCACAGAGAGCGGCTCAGAGAACAGCGACGCCTGCAG TGGGAAGGGTCAAGAAGGAGACAAGTTCCTTTCTGCAGCACCGTCTTCACCTCTGAGGAAACAGGAGGTTGAAAACCTCAG GTGTTCCCTCCTGGCCTGCAGTGCCTACGTGGCCCTGGTGTTAGGAGACAACCTGATGGCCCTGAACCATGCAGAGAAGCTCCTTCACCAGACCAAGCTGTCTGGATCACTCAA gtTCCTGGGCCACCTGTATGCTGCAGAGGCCCTCATATCCCTGGACCGGATCTCAGAGGCCATCGGTCACCTCAACCCAGAGAACGTCACTGATGTCTCCATGGGGGTGTTGTCCAGCGAGCAGGACCAAG GGCCAGATAAAGGGGATCTGGAGCCTGTCGAGTCAT CAGGGAAGCAGACTCCTCTGTGTTACCCCAGCACAGTGAGCTCAGCCCGGGCCATAATGCTGTTCAACCTGGGCAGTGCCTACTGTCTGAGGAGTGAGTACGAGAAGGCCCGCAAGTGCCTGCATCAG GCCGCCTCCATGGTGAACACCAAGGAGATTCCTCCTGAAGCCATCTTACTGGCTGTCTACCTGGAGCTGCAGAACG GGAACACGCAGCTCGCCCTGCAGATCATCAAACGTAACCAGCTCCTCCCCTCAGTGCTCCAGACGCCCTCTCCAGACACACGAAAGAAGCCCGTTCCCTCCTCCTTCCAGCCTGTCCAACCACCCATCCAGATGCCCTCACCGTTCACAACAGTCCAGCGCAAATGA
- the LOC106575761 gene encoding CCR4-NOT transcription complex subunit 10 isoform X1 — MADNNTELNEVKHDNTSSPGISDQEKAIAANALEAFTAGNYEESLKHLGKLQELNKEDYKIALNKAIAEFYKSGQTTTCTLKQTLIAMKNQVHTSMEDIDGLDDVENSLLYYNQAIIHYHMRQYSEAIAIGERLYQFLEPFEEKFALAVCFLLVDLYLLTYQPEKALHLLAVLEKLSVQGNNKNGKGEVIFQAQCKFYIHRDPVVEAADLIQDNLRELTGGQSVNSANKDGRNQKAEFIGMIEAAKSKMHQYKVRAYIQMKSSKACKREIKSVMNTAGNSASSLFLKSNFEYLRGNYRKAVKLLNSSNIAEHPGAIKTGECVRCMFWNNLGCIHFAMGKHNLGIFYFKKALQENDHTCAQLGDGGATGNGQSKQFSGIPMCALLANKRYELLYNCGIQLLHIGRPLAAFDCLMDAVQVYHSNPGLWLRLAECCIAANKGSLEQDNKGLPSKKGIVQAIVGQGYHRKIILASQSTQNTIYSDGQSAAIPVASMEFAAICLRNGLVLLPDHQQQENKAENGPKTPSQSGSTESGSENSDACSGKGQEGDKFLSAAPSSPLRKQEVENLRCSLLACSAYVALVLGDNLMALNHAEKLLHQTKLSGSLKFLGHLYAAEALISLDRISEAIGHLNPENVTDVSMGVLSSEQDQGPDKGDLEPVESSGKQTPLCYPSTVSSARAIMLFNLGSAYCLRSEYEKARKCLHQAASMVNTKEIPPEAILLAVYLELQNGNTQLALQIIKRNQLLPSVLQTPSPDTRKKPVPSSFQPVQPPIQMPSPFTTVQRK, encoded by the exons ATGGCAGATAACAACACAG AATTAAATGAAGTCAAGCATGATAACACTTCTTCCCCTGGGATTTCAGACCAAGAAAAAGCAATAGCTGCAAATGCTTTGGAGGCGTTTACG GCCGGAAACTATGAGGAATCTTTGAAACACCTTGGGAAGCTGCAAGAGTTGAACAAGGAGGACTACAAGATTGCTTTGAATAAAGCAATAGCTGAATTCTACAAGAGCGGCCAAACCACCACATGCACCCTGAAGCAGACTCTTATTGCAATGAAAAACCAG GTTCACACATCAATGGAGGATATTGATGGTTTGGATGATGTAGAAAACAGTCTGCTCTACTACAATCAAGCTATCATTCACTACCACATGAGACAGTACTCTGAAGCTATTGCTATTGGAGAGAGGCTGTACCAGTTTCTGGAGCCGTTTG AAGAGAAGTTTGCTCTGGCGGTCTGCTTCTTGCTGGTGGATCTGTACCTGCTAACGTACCAGCCAGAGAAGGCCCTCCATCTCCTTGCTGTGCTGGAGAAACTGTCTGTACAGGGAAACAACAAGAACGGCAAAGGGGAG GTAATATTTCAGGCACAGTGCAAGTTCTACATTCACAGGGACCCGGTAGTGGAGGCAGCAGACCTCATTCAGGATAATCTCAGGGAGCTTACTGGAGGACAG AGTGTCAACAGCGCCAACAAAGATGGTCGGAACCAGAAGGCAGAGTTCATTGGCATGATCGAAGCGGCAAAATCCAAAATGCACCAG TACAAAGTGCGAGCGTACATTCAGATGAAGTCATCAAAGGCATGCAAAAGGGAGATCAAGTCTGTGATGAACACAGCAGGGAAT TCTGCTTCCTCACTCTTCCTCAAGAGTAACTTTGAGTACCTGAGAGGAAACTACCGCAAAGCAGTGAAGCTCTTAAACAGCTCCAACATCGCAGAGCACCCTGGGGCCATCAAAACAG GTGAATGTGTGCGCTGTATGTTCTGGAACAATCTGGGTTGCATACACTTTGCCATGGGGAAACACAACCTAGGCATATTCTACTTCAAAAAGGCCCTGCAGGAGAACGACCACACGTGTGCACAGCTGGGGGACGGCGGGGCGACGGGTAACGGGCAAT CTAAGCAGTTCTCGGGCATCCCCATGTGTGCGCTGCTAGCCAACAAGCGTTATGAGCTGCTGTATAACTGTGGGATCCAGCTGCTGCACATCGGCCGGCCCCTGGCAGCCTTCGACTGTCTGATGGATGCTGTGCAGGTGTACCACTCTAACCCTGGCCTCTGGTTACGGTTGGCTGAGTGCTGCATCGCTGCCAACAAGGGT AGCTTAGAACAAGACAACAAGGGTCTTCCGAGTAAAAAAGGTATCGTTCAGGCCATCGTTGGGCAGGGCTACCATCGCAAGATCATCCTGGCGTCACAGTCCACCCAGAACACAATCTACAG tgatggGCAGTCTGCAGCCATTCCGGTGGCCAGTATGGAGTTTGCAGCGATCTGTCTGAGGAACGGCCTGGTCCTCCTCCCTGATCACCAGCAGCAGGAGAACAAGGCAGAGAACGGCCCCAAGAcacccagccagtcaggcagCACAGAGAGCGGCTCAGAGAACAGCGACGCCTGCAG TGGGAAGGGTCAAGAAGGAGACAAGTTCCTTTCTGCAGCACCGTCTTCACCTCTGAGGAAACAGGAGGTTGAAAACCTCAG GTGTTCCCTCCTGGCCTGCAGTGCCTACGTGGCCCTGGTGTTAGGAGACAACCTGATGGCCCTGAACCATGCAGAGAAGCTCCTTCACCAGACCAAGCTGTCTGGATCACTCAA gtTCCTGGGCCACCTGTATGCTGCAGAGGCCCTCATATCCCTGGACCGGATCTCAGAGGCCATCGGTCACCTCAACCCAGAGAACGTCACTGATGTCTCCATGGGGGTGTTGTCCAGCGAGCAGGACCAAG GGCCAGATAAAGGGGATCTGGAGCCTGTCGAGTCAT CAGGGAAGCAGACTCCTCTGTGTTACCCCAGCACAGTGAGCTCAGCCCGGGCCATAATGCTGTTCAACCTGGGCAGTGCCTACTGTCTGAGGAGTGAGTACGAGAAGGCCCGCAAGTGCCTGCATCAG GCCGCCTCCATGGTGAACACCAAGGAGATTCCTCCTGAAGCCATCTTACTGGCTGTCTACCTGGAGCTGCAGAACG GGAACACGCAGCTCGCCCTGCAGATCATCAAACGTAACCAGCTCCTCCCCTCAGTGCTCCAGACGCCCTCTCCAGACACACGAAAGAAGCCCGTTCCCTCCTCCTTCCAGCCTGTCCAACCACCCATCCAGATGCCCTCACCGTTCACAACAGTCCAGCGCAAATGA
- the LOC106575761 gene encoding CCR4-NOT transcription complex subunit 10 isoform X4 has product MADNNTELNEVKHDNTSSPGISDQEKAIAANALEAFTAGNYEESLKHLGKLQELNKEDYKIALNKAIAEFYKSGQTTTCTLKQTLIAMKNQVHTSMEDIDGLDDVENSLLYYNQAIIHYHMRQYSEAIAIGERLYQFLEPFEEKFALAVCFLLVDLYLLTYQPEKALHLLAVLEKLSVQGNNKNGKGESVNSANKDGRNQKAEFIGMIEAAKSKMHQYKVRAYIQMKSSKACKREIKSVMNTAGNSASSLFLKSNFEYLRGNYRKAVKLLNSSNIAEHPGAIKTGECVRCMFWNNLGCIHFAMGKHNLGIFYFKKALQENDHTCAQLGDGGATGNGQSKQFSGIPMCALLANKRYELLYNCGIQLLHIGRPLAAFDCLMDAVQVYHSNPGLWLRLAECCIAANKGSLEQDNKGLPSKKGIVQAIVGQGYHRKIILASQSTQNTIYSDGQSAAIPVASMEFAAICLRNGLVLLPDHQQQENKAENGPKTPSQSGSTESGSENSDACSGKGQEGDKFLSAAPSSPLRKQEVENLRCSLLACSAYVALVLGDNLMALNHAEKLLHQTKLSGSLKFLGHLYAAEALISLDRISEAIGHLNPENVTDVSMGVLSSEQDQGPDKGDLEPVESSGKQTPLCYPSTVSSARAIMLFNLGSAYCLRSEYEKARKCLHQAASMVNTKEIPPEAILLAVYLELQNGNTQLALQIIKRNQLLPSVLQTPSPDTRKKPVPSSFQPVQPPIQMPSPFTTVQRK; this is encoded by the exons ATGGCAGATAACAACACAG AATTAAATGAAGTCAAGCATGATAACACTTCTTCCCCTGGGATTTCAGACCAAGAAAAAGCAATAGCTGCAAATGCTTTGGAGGCGTTTACG GCCGGAAACTATGAGGAATCTTTGAAACACCTTGGGAAGCTGCAAGAGTTGAACAAGGAGGACTACAAGATTGCTTTGAATAAAGCAATAGCTGAATTCTACAAGAGCGGCCAAACCACCACATGCACCCTGAAGCAGACTCTTATTGCAATGAAAAACCAG GTTCACACATCAATGGAGGATATTGATGGTTTGGATGATGTAGAAAACAGTCTGCTCTACTACAATCAAGCTATCATTCACTACCACATGAGACAGTACTCTGAAGCTATTGCTATTGGAGAGAGGCTGTACCAGTTTCTGGAGCCGTTTG AAGAGAAGTTTGCTCTGGCGGTCTGCTTCTTGCTGGTGGATCTGTACCTGCTAACGTACCAGCCAGAGAAGGCCCTCCATCTCCTTGCTGTGCTGGAGAAACTGTCTGTACAGGGAAACAACAAGAACGGCAAAGGGGAG AGTGTCAACAGCGCCAACAAAGATGGTCGGAACCAGAAGGCAGAGTTCATTGGCATGATCGAAGCGGCAAAATCCAAAATGCACCAG TACAAAGTGCGAGCGTACATTCAGATGAAGTCATCAAAGGCATGCAAAAGGGAGATCAAGTCTGTGATGAACACAGCAGGGAAT TCTGCTTCCTCACTCTTCCTCAAGAGTAACTTTGAGTACCTGAGAGGAAACTACCGCAAAGCAGTGAAGCTCTTAAACAGCTCCAACATCGCAGAGCACCCTGGGGCCATCAAAACAG GTGAATGTGTGCGCTGTATGTTCTGGAACAATCTGGGTTGCATACACTTTGCCATGGGGAAACACAACCTAGGCATATTCTACTTCAAAAAGGCCCTGCAGGAGAACGACCACACGTGTGCACAGCTGGGGGACGGCGGGGCGACGGGTAACGGGCAAT CTAAGCAGTTCTCGGGCATCCCCATGTGTGCGCTGCTAGCCAACAAGCGTTATGAGCTGCTGTATAACTGTGGGATCCAGCTGCTGCACATCGGCCGGCCCCTGGCAGCCTTCGACTGTCTGATGGATGCTGTGCAGGTGTACCACTCTAACCCTGGCCTCTGGTTACGGTTGGCTGAGTGCTGCATCGCTGCCAACAAGGGT AGCTTAGAACAAGACAACAAGGGTCTTCCGAGTAAAAAAGGTATCGTTCAGGCCATCGTTGGGCAGGGCTACCATCGCAAGATCATCCTGGCGTCACAGTCCACCCAGAACACAATCTACAG tgatggGCAGTCTGCAGCCATTCCGGTGGCCAGTATGGAGTTTGCAGCGATCTGTCTGAGGAACGGCCTGGTCCTCCTCCCTGATCACCAGCAGCAGGAGAACAAGGCAGAGAACGGCCCCAAGAcacccagccagtcaggcagCACAGAGAGCGGCTCAGAGAACAGCGACGCCTGCAG TGGGAAGGGTCAAGAAGGAGACAAGTTCCTTTCTGCAGCACCGTCTTCACCTCTGAGGAAACAGGAGGTTGAAAACCTCAG GTGTTCCCTCCTGGCCTGCAGTGCCTACGTGGCCCTGGTGTTAGGAGACAACCTGATGGCCCTGAACCATGCAGAGAAGCTCCTTCACCAGACCAAGCTGTCTGGATCACTCAA gtTCCTGGGCCACCTGTATGCTGCAGAGGCCCTCATATCCCTGGACCGGATCTCAGAGGCCATCGGTCACCTCAACCCAGAGAACGTCACTGATGTCTCCATGGGGGTGTTGTCCAGCGAGCAGGACCAAG GGCCAGATAAAGGGGATCTGGAGCCTGTCGAGTCAT CAGGGAAGCAGACTCCTCTGTGTTACCCCAGCACAGTGAGCTCAGCCCGGGCCATAATGCTGTTCAACCTGGGCAGTGCCTACTGTCTGAGGAGTGAGTACGAGAAGGCCCGCAAGTGCCTGCATCAG GCCGCCTCCATGGTGAACACCAAGGAGATTCCTCCTGAAGCCATCTTACTGGCTGTCTACCTGGAGCTGCAGAACG GGAACACGCAGCTCGCCCTGCAGATCATCAAACGTAACCAGCTCCTCCCCTCAGTGCTCCAGACGCCCTCTCCAGACACACGAAAGAAGCCCGTTCCCTCCTCCTTCCAGCCTGTCCAACCACCCATCCAGATGCCCTCACCGTTCACAACAGTCCAGCGCAAATGA